One window from the genome of Pyxicephalus adspersus chromosome 6, UCB_Pads_2.0, whole genome shotgun sequence encodes:
- the RPS23 gene encoding small ribosomal subunit protein uS12, with translation MGKCRGLRTARKLRNHRREQKWHDKQYKKANLGTALKANPFGGASHAKGIVLEKVGVEAKQPNSAIRKCVRVQLIKNGKKITAFVPNDGCLNFIEENDEVLVAGFGRAGHAVGDIPGVRFKVVKVANVSLLALYKGKKERPRS, from the exons ATGG GCAAGTGCCGTGGTCTTCGTACAGCAAGAAAGCTCCGTAACCACCGACGTGAGCAGAAATGGCACGACAAGCAGTACAAGAAGGCCAACTTGGGTACCGCTCTGAAGGCTAACCCTTTTGGAGGTGCTTCCCATGCTAAGGGAATTGTCCTGGAAAAAGT TGGCGTTGAGGCTAAGCAGCCAAACTCTGCCATCAGGAAGTGCGTCAGAGTGCAGTTGATCAAGAACGGCAAGAAAATCACAGCTTTCGTACCAAACGACGGTTGTCTGAACTTCATTGAG gaaaacGATGAAGTGTTGGTTGCTGGATTTGGTCGTGCTGGTCATGCCGTTGGTGACATTCCTGGTGTGCGATTCAAGGTTGTCAAAGTAGCTAATGTTTCCCTGTTGGCCTTGTACAAAGGCAAGAAGGAGAGACCAAGAtcataa